In the genome of Brachypodium distachyon strain Bd21 chromosome 3, Brachypodium_distachyon_v3.0, whole genome shotgun sequence, the window TTCTCAACACCAAAGACACTGTATTCTTCCAGTAAACACATAAACCACCGTTCCAACCAGAACTTCCGACACCAAAAGCATGATTAAAACCTAACGTACCAGCCAAACCTTCCACTCGATACTTTGCGATCCGTGTCTCCACCACACAAAGGATCAACGGCGCATTCTCCCGCACAAGCATGCGCAACTCATGCACTGTTGCGGGATCGCCAAGTCCGCGACAGTTCCAGCACAGAATACTCATTGGAGCTGGCGATCCTCAACAAAGGAGATCGTCGACGCAGATTTTTCACCGGAAGATTTAtctttcttcatcttcttctgctCCCCTCACCGCTAGGAACTAACAGGAGAGATACCCAGCAGGGACTCAAAATAGAATTGAAGTTTAACCAGGATACGACCCAAAGTCGGAGGTGGACTCACCGTCGGGAATCGACGGGAGAAAAAAGGACTCACCGCCGGAGATCGACGGGAgtaggtggcggcggctctcAGATCACCATGACGGCTAGGTCTGGAGCGCTGCTGCTCCCCGTTTGAGAGTCTGCTTGATCTCGGCTCTAACTCAACAAATAACACTCCCTAAAAGAAAACCGTTTCAAGCTTGAGTTTTCGTTCCAATTCCTGCGACGAAACGATCGCTAGCCCTGTTGGCGTGAGAAAGGCAGCACGACATCGGTCACGAAACGGCATTTTTTTGCACAAGTGCACACGCGTGTAATGGGCACGATATCATGCCAACCTCGAGTGCTTGCAAGCCAATGACAGGAACCAGAGGACAGGAGTAGCATTGCGTTGCAGGAGCATTATTAAAGCGCGCATTATTCTTTCCCCGTGAGAAAATGCCTCTACGTATTCTCGACGTGCATCGAAAGGGGACTTTTAATATTGCTCTCGTTCACAACGTTATGATACGGGTCAGAGACTGCCGACCGAATGCCCATGTGGTTAGGCAGGAGCGCGATGGCTAGTGTTCACAATGTCTGGCTGACTGCGGGGCGAAGGCTCCAAATTCGGCCTGAATTTGCCGATTTTGCAAGTGCGGCTACCGCAAGAGTATACGGAGCCAGCTAACGCTACACCAATCTCTTACGCGTTATCCCATTTCGAAGAATCCCTATACCGTCAAGGCCGGCGTGTCATCCGTCACTAAAATAGGAGATTAACTGATTGCACAAGTACGCCCTTCGGAATATCAACCATTCATCCACGTGCTGTGCAAGCTGCAGAAAAAGGGGGAAGCCTGTGTCAGTTGAATACTTGCAGTCTTGCATTGCTTCCTGTTGCCGTCAACTGGAAGTGGAGAAGTGGTCATCTTTGAAATGAAATTACCTCAATTTCAAGGCTGGGTTAACAATTTGGGCTAAAAATCTTCTGCCACCGTTCCATAAAAATAGACAGCCCTTCATCTGTCGATGATTTGTTGTCCGCCACATGGGTCATGTAAGTCATGTTCTCATCAGAGGGATATGGAAGACGGGTAGCTCACCAAAAATCCAAGAAATGCTGACCGGTTTGATCAGGTGTAGAAGCTCAACTCAAATATGCACATGGAGTGTGagacaaataaaataaagtttCACCTGGAGTAAACCTCGCATGTCCTGGGCAAAAATAGTCAAACAAGCAAGCTTCCACTTCTTGATTTACCTTGTCTGATATGACTGCTATCTGTGAGGTGTTCTCATTAATCTGCTATGACTTGAACAAAATCTTAGGGTCATATAATGTTCTAGCATTCCAGATACTCCTTTATATCTAGCATCAATGAACTATTCCAGTATATCTCAGAGGTACCATGCCCAGAAAGCGCTGAAGTAGCTTGCTCTGATGAAACAGCCTCCAGGGCCTCGGCTAAATCCGAATCCCAAAGTCCTAACCTGCAAACCTTCCAGTAGACATCAAAACCTGCAGCTTTCAGACCTTCCGAGAAGAAATTATTCAGTGAGGGACTCTCCGAGCTAATCTCCCTTAGTAATTCCATTGGAGTATCAGAACTGCGAAATATCAGAACGGAGCAAGTCTTATCCAACAATCTTAGCTCAAAATCGTTTGAGAAGACGTGATGTAATCTTGTAAGGAGATATCTCAGTTCTTTGGCAGATGTCTTCCTAAAGCCCCACAAGAAAATAACACTGTCAGTGCTCACTGTCCTTGTGATATCTGGCTCCTTAGTGCAGTCAACATCATCAGATTCTCCGGCCATACAACCAGGATAAAAGATGTTACAGAAATCTTCAACTGTGTGATGCTGCTCACCAGATTGAGATTGATGCTTGGGACTGATTTTAAGTAACATACTTAGTTTAGCAAATAATTTTGTAATTCTTAGAACATTTTCTCCACCTTTTGTGACACTGTTGGTACCATCTGTACAAACAGAGAAAGCGAGTTAAGCATTATGATGAATTAGATGATGTATGCAACAACACAATGATCACACTAATTGTCAATAATATACTCCAATTCTTAAAATATGATGAACATGGAGAAAACTCCATCGTTTATTAACATGATGTGTCAAGTGTGTTACTGTTAACTGGAACTATACCTTGCTGTGGTATTTCTATTTCCATTGGCACAAAGTACTGTCTTTGTAAGTAACTCAGAGCCGCTTGTATATTCTTCGCATTTCTCAAAGGGCCAATTTCTCGCCACAAATGGCCAACGTCAACAACGCTAGAGAAAACCATCCTCAAGGAACACGTAAATTC includes:
- the LOC100841345 gene encoding poly(A)-specific ribonuclease PARN-like isoform X2, which encodes MLALFLCSSVLKFSIPSSLLMLLRVFWLYRYNFHLFPRDELQLGMPSYSFSCQTSYFSSMARDGFDFNMCIYDGISYLSRVQESLARQKIFIPHLRQPSPSPSTTVADSVFTTRIKSRIQHWRKGYAEPSKTADGSLVNSLRKLILGGESYGSRPSMSIDVCSDRQVQLVLETINRVSDDLVPLVVPDKAGMSRAVRVIFTSSEEDKNLLLMDIQKLEDEHSVKFRGFREVIDLLSSSQKPIISYNCLNDLTMIHTKFIGPLPPNMHEFTCSLRMVFSSVVDVGHLWREIGPLRNAKNIQAALSYLQRQYFVPMEIEIPQQDGTNSVTKGGENVLRITKLFAKLSMLLKISPKHQSQSGEQHHTVEDFCNIFYPGCMAGESDDVDCTKEPDITRTVSTDSVIFLWGFRKTSAKELRYLLTRLHHVFSNDFELRLLDKTCSVLIFRSSDTPMELLREISSESPSLNNFFSEGLKAAGFDVYWKVCRLGLWDSDLAEALEAVSSEQATSALSGHGTSEIYWNSSLMLDIKEYLEC